In one window of Mytilus galloprovincialis chromosome 6, xbMytGall1.hap1.1, whole genome shotgun sequence DNA:
- the LOC143081098 gene encoding sodium-dependent neutral amino acid transporter B(0)AT3-like: MPVRNNCYVDAILVSVINCRTSVFAGIVIFSILGFKANNSFNDCLATKNIQLISLFNTTDQTVPKAGTQTTLTQLEPSIQRWIQRQGIMPELPVCDLQAELQKSGSGTGLAFIAFTEAINQFPAAPFWSILFFLMLLTLGLDSMFGTLEGVVTSIMDMNLITNLRKDVLAGVLCAVSLLMSFGFATQNGPYIFVLFDELSGNIPLLVIAFFEVIGISYFYGLKRFGDDISLMIVIFFLPKVG, from the exons ATGCCAGTCAGAAACAACTGTTATGTTGACGCCATCTTGGTTTCTGTTATTAACTGCAGAACATCTGTTTTTGCTGGAATCGTCATATTTTCCATATTAG GTTTTAAGGCTAACAACTCCTTCAACGATTGCTTAGCAACAAAGAATATCCAACTGATAAGTCTGTTTAACACAACAGACCAGACAGTACCAAAAGCTGGAACACAAACAACATTAACCCAGTTAGAACCATCTATTCAACGATGGATACAAAGACAAGGGATAATGCCGGAACTTCCAGTCTGTGATTTGCAAGCAGAGCTTCAAAAG TCGGGTTCAGGAACAGGACTTGCCTTTATTGCATTTACAGAAGCCATAAACCAATTCCCAGCAGCACCGTTCTGGTCGATCTTGTTCTTTCTGATGTTACTGACACTTGGGTTAGACAGTATGTTCGGTACACTAGAGGGCGTGGTGACCTCTATAATGGACATGAACCTCATAACAAACTTGAGAAAAGATGTATTAGCAG GTGTACTATGTGCTGTTTCCCTTCTGATGTCCTTTGGTTTTGCCACACAGAATGGACCgtacatttttgttctttttgatGAACTTAGTGGCAATATTCCATTATTAGTTATTGCATTTTTCGAAGTCATTGGAATAAGTTACTTTTATGGACTTAAACG ATTTGGAGATGACATATCTTTaatgattgttatttttttcctgCCTAAAGTCGGTTGA